In the Ostrinia nubilalis chromosome 15, ilOstNubi1.1, whole genome shotgun sequence genome, one interval contains:
- the LOC135078825 gene encoding uncharacterized protein LOC135078825 has protein sequence MAHLVKFVFCFLVVLQVVPYVLSIKCWDCRSSNDPKCADPFDNSTVPITDCNQEKGFPHLPGVRPTMCRKIRQKVNGVWRYFRGCAYLGEVGIQGDERFCLMRTGTYNIFIEYCTCNSKDGCNSSSLFSPMPMLLISLLAGSYLFKLIL, from the exons ATGGCACATTTAGTTAAATTCGTATTTTGCTTCCTTGTAGTGCTCCAAGTAGTGCCATATG TGTTGAGCATAAAGTGTTGGGACTGCCGATCCAGCAATGATCCTAAATGTGCAGACCCATTTGACAACAGTACAGTGCCAATTACGGATTGTAATCAAGAGAAGGGCTTTCCGCACTTGCCGGGCGTGAGACCAACCATGTGTCGCAAAATAAGACAGAAAG TGAACGGAGTGTGGCGATACTTCAGAGGTTGCGCATACTTAGGCGAAGTCGGTATCCAAGGAGACGAACGATTTTGCCTGATGAGAACTGGAACGTACAACATCTTCATCGAATACTGCACATGTAACAGTAAGGACGGATGCAATTCTTCCTCTTTGTTTAGTCCCATGCCCATGCTGTTGATTTCATTGCTGGCCGGATcgtatttgtttaaattaatcttataa